A DNA window from Acetilactobacillus jinshanensis contains the following coding sequences:
- the pyk gene encoding pyruvate kinase — MKKTKIVSTLGPASFTVPKIAKLIKAGANVFRFNFSHGSHPEHLKRYKMVVQAEKQTGMTVGIDCDTKGAEIRTTANKDGKNFTYHPGDTFNIAMDPDGKKETTKDLVQSTYDGLFGDVHIGGHVLFDDGILDTICISKDSSKRQLHVKVQNTATLGSRKTADIPGAIVHLPGVTEKDENDIRFACENMHINFITASFLRKPQDVRDIRKILKDEHMEDVQIFPKLENQEGIDNLLPIMKLADGVMVPRGDMAVNIPFENVPLVQKHMIHVCNRLGKPVITATQMEASMAKNPRPSRAEVSDVADAVFDGTDATMLSGETANGDWPVHAVASMARIDEKAESAYDKYAYSRPEFKNGDVTEAIGHTVTILAKDLGIHTIVCVTESGYTARMISKYRPDADILAMTFDDRVRRGLTINWGVQPILVNRPNNANELFEEASNKAVETGLAKEGDMILIVGGAPAAQKGTTNLVKVQLIGSKMTQGQGIGDKAIIGKAFLANNAKEANQKAFKGGILVAKDTNKDYLPAIKKASALVVENGGLTSYAAVVGISMNIPVIVEATDATKHIKDGDLITVDARRGVVYHGASK, encoded by the coding sequence ATGAAAAAAACTAAGATCGTAAGTACTTTAGGGCCTGCCAGCTTTACAGTTCCGAAAATTGCAAAGTTAATTAAAGCGGGCGCTAATGTTTTCCGTTTCAACTTCTCACACGGAAGCCATCCTGAACACTTAAAGCGTTACAAGATGGTCGTTCAGGCTGAAAAGCAGACTGGAATGACAGTTGGAATTGACTGTGATACTAAAGGTGCCGAAATTCGAACGACTGCTAACAAAGACGGTAAGAACTTTACTTATCATCCTGGTGATACCTTTAATATCGCTATGGATCCCGATGGCAAGAAAGAAACCACTAAGGACTTAGTTCAGTCTACTTATGATGGACTGTTCGGTGATGTTCACATTGGTGGTCACGTTCTCTTTGATGACGGGATCTTAGATACGATCTGTATCAGCAAAGATAGTTCCAAACGTCAGTTACACGTTAAGGTTCAAAACACCGCTACATTAGGTTCACGTAAGACCGCTGATATTCCTGGTGCCATCGTTCATTTACCAGGTGTTACCGAAAAAGATGAAAATGATATCCGATTTGCATGTGAAAATATGCATATCAACTTCATTACCGCATCATTCTTACGTAAGCCACAGGATGTTCGTGACATCCGTAAGATTTTAAAGGATGAACATATGGAAGACGTTCAGATCTTCCCTAAGTTAGAAAACCAGGAAGGTATTGATAATCTTCTGCCAATCATGAAGCTTGCTGATGGTGTCATGGTACCCCGTGGTGACATGGCCGTTAACATTCCGTTTGAAAACGTACCGTTAGTACAAAAGCACATGATTCACGTATGTAACCGTTTAGGCAAACCGGTTATTACAGCTACCCAGATGGAAGCTTCCATGGCTAAGAACCCACGTCCTAGCCGTGCCGAAGTATCCGATGTCGCTGATGCCGTCTTTGATGGCACCGATGCTACGATGCTTTCTGGTGAAACCGCTAATGGTGACTGGCCCGTCCATGCCGTTGCATCAATGGCACGTATCGATGAAAAAGCTGAATCAGCATACGATAAGTATGCTTACTCACGTCCAGAATTTAAGAACGGTGATGTTACCGAAGCAATTGGCCACACCGTAACTATCTTAGCTAAGGACTTGGGTATTCATACTATCGTTTGTGTAACTGAATCTGGTTACACCGCTCGAATGATTTCTAAATACCGTCCGGATGCTGATATCTTGGCAATGACTTTTGATGATCGTGTTCGTCGTGGTTTAACCATTAACTGGGGCGTTCAGCCAATCTTAGTTAACCGTCCGAACAACGCTAACGAATTATTTGAAGAAGCTTCAAATAAGGCTGTTGAAACGGGCTTAGCTAAGGAAGGTGACATGATATTGATTGTTGGTGGTGCTCCAGCTGCTCAAAAGGGTACGACTAACTTAGTCAAGGTTCAGTTAATCGGTTCCAAGATGACTCAAGGTCAAGGAATCGGTGATAAAGCCATTATTGGTAAAGCCTTCTTAGCTAATAACGCTAAGGAAGCTAATCAGAAAGCCTTTAAAGGTGGTATTCTGGTTGCTAAAGACACCAACAAAGATTACTTACCAGCCATTAAGAAAGCTAGTGCCTTGGTCGTTGAAAATGGTGGCTTAACTTCATATGCTGCTGTCGTCGGCATTTCGATGAATATCCCAGTCATCGTTGAAGCTACCGATGCCACTAAGCACATTAAAGATGGTGATTTAATCACCGTTGATGCTCGTCGTGGTGTCGTTTATCATGGTGCTTCAAAATAA
- a CDS encoding DegV family protein, whose protein sequence is MIKILTDSTSVVNQADAKKYGITVIPLTIALGNKSYLDGVTADSDLVDHYNDTHRNDISRSSQPPIGKFVEAFKKLTKNGDSVLAIMIGDNFSGTYNVVCKASKMVKGNINVINSKTTDQSLRHMVVSAAQMANSQKYSIDQIINKVDDIRKHSTLYMGVSTLRNLRKNGRIHMFASVLSFIFHLYIVVNLDINQKLHIAAKGRGKKTFLRWMPRYLNSLKGESIKYMGISYTGDVKFPKLLAQKMQHQFPKVPMILRHTSATITCHTGENAYAVMTCTK, encoded by the coding sequence ATGATCAAAATCTTAACTGATTCCACATCCGTTGTTAATCAAGCTGACGCTAAAAAATACGGTATCACGGTAATTCCGTTAACGATTGCTTTAGGTAATAAATCCTATTTAGATGGTGTAACCGCTGATAGTGATCTAGTGGATCACTATAATGATACCCACCGAAATGATATTTCACGGTCCAGTCAGCCACCGATTGGTAAATTTGTTGAAGCCTTTAAGAAGTTAACTAAAAACGGTGACTCAGTATTAGCAATCATGATCGGTGACAACTTCAGCGGAACTTACAACGTCGTTTGTAAAGCCAGTAAAATGGTTAAAGGGAACATCAATGTCATCAACAGTAAAACTACCGACCAGAGTCTTCGACATATGGTTGTCTCCGCTGCTCAAATGGCCAACAGTCAAAAGTACTCCATAGATCAGATCATTAATAAAGTTGATGACATCCGGAAGCACAGTACTTTATACATGGGTGTTAGTACCTTACGTAATCTAAGAAAAAACGGCCGAATTCACATGTTTGCGAGTGTCCTGTCGTTTATCTTTCATCTATACATTGTGGTTAACTTGGACATTAACCAGAAGTTGCACATCGCCGCAAAGGGTCGTGGCAAAAAGACGTTCTTACGCTGGATGCCTAGATACCTGAATTCACTGAAGGGTGAGTCAATTAAATATATGGGAATTAGCTATACCGGTGACGTCAAATTTCCAAAATTATTAGCTCAAAAAATGCAACATCAGTTCCCAAAGGTACCGATGATTTTACGTCACACTTCAGCAACGATTACCTGTCATACCGGTGAAAACGCCTACGCAGTTATGACGTGTACTAAATAG
- a CDS encoding segregation and condensation protein A, translating into MVNDEPNVHLNKFSGPLELLLKLIQKNKMNIYDIKISAITSQYLKYVHQLKSLDLDIVGDFLIMATKLMAIKSKMLLPKRKTNDDESDPRKGLVHQLVVYKKYKRAANQLQDLELNRKQYYTRPAIVPSKSNHLINLHDQLSSQILGKVFQNVIKRRVEQKPISENVTEWHYSVKRQGTKILQAIKLRHGLKLHALFLLNNDLEELITNFLALLDLIKEQRIRINCDYIVVLNK; encoded by the coding sequence TTGGTAAATGATGAACCAAACGTTCATTTAAATAAATTTAGCGGGCCTTTAGAATTACTTCTTAAGTTGATTCAAAAAAATAAGATGAATATTTATGATATTAAGATCTCGGCAATTACGAGTCAATACCTTAAGTATGTTCATCAATTAAAGTCCTTAGATTTAGATATTGTCGGTGATTTTTTAATCATGGCAACTAAGCTGATGGCCATTAAATCAAAAATGCTCTTACCAAAACGAAAGACTAACGATGATGAATCTGATCCACGAAAGGGCCTAGTCCATCAACTGGTTGTATATAAGAAGTATAAACGAGCGGCTAACCAGCTCCAGGATTTAGAACTGAACCGAAAACAATATTATACTCGGCCAGCAATCGTTCCTAGCAAAAGTAATCACTTAATTAATTTACATGATCAATTGAGTTCACAAATCCTGGGAAAAGTTTTTCAAAACGTTATTAAACGCCGGGTTGAACAAAAGCCGATCAGTGAGAACGTGACGGAATGGCACTATTCCGTAAAGAGACAAGGAACTAAGATTCTTCAAGCAATTAAACTTCGTCACGGTTTAAAGTTACACGCGCTTTTTTTGTTAAATAATGATTTAGAAGAACTAATTACTAATTTTTTGGCGCTTTTAGATTTAATTAAGGAACAACGAATTCGAATTAACTGTGATTATATAGTCGTTTTAAATAAATGA
- a CDS encoding S1 RNA-binding domain-containing protein: protein MLRNVLGRVVPGKVTDQNDKNYYVQIKGITFELDKSEIKKPMHIGSQFEGFAYINENHKLQITRDAPKVQVDHYGFGTVVSSKYNLGVFVDIGLPNKDIAVSMDDLPLIHALWPKRGDKLMIDLTTDKKHRLWGHLADEEIYETLAVPGQRKMLNNNAKALVFRVMKAGTKVITNHYHIGFIDPSQRDVEPRLGEVVNARVIGYHDDGSFNFSLRPRAYEAIDGDALMLLAMLQHDPTHHLNFTDKSDPEKIKTFFGISKGRFKRGVGHLLKYDLIKETKDGLDVTAKGQQYHPGD, encoded by the coding sequence ATTTTAAGAAACGTATTAGGCCGGGTCGTCCCTGGTAAAGTTACTGATCAGAACGATAAAAATTACTATGTTCAGATCAAAGGAATTACCTTTGAATTAGATAAATCAGAAATTAAAAAGCCGATGCATATCGGTAGTCAGTTCGAAGGTTTCGCTTATATTAATGAAAATCATAAGTTACAGATCACCCGTGACGCACCTAAGGTTCAGGTTGATCATTATGGCTTCGGAACCGTAGTCAGCAGTAAGTATAATTTAGGTGTCTTTGTCGACATTGGCTTGCCAAATAAGGATATTGCTGTATCAATGGATGATTTACCGTTAATTCATGCTTTATGGCCAAAACGCGGTGATAAATTAATGATCGATTTAACGACCGATAAAAAGCACCGCCTTTGGGGTCATCTTGCGGATGAAGAAATTTATGAAACGTTAGCGGTTCCTGGTCAGAGAAAAATGCTTAATAATAACGCTAAAGCATTGGTCTTTCGGGTTATGAAGGCTGGGACCAAAGTCATAACCAATCATTATCACATTGGTTTTATCGATCCTAGTCAGCGTGATGTTGAACCACGACTAGGTGAAGTCGTTAACGCCCGTGTAATTGGCTATCATGATGACGGTTCCTTTAACTTTTCTTTACGACCACGAGCTTATGAAGCGATTGACGGGGATGCCTTAATGTTACTAGCAATGCTTCAGCATGATCCAACCCATCATTTGAACTTTACTGATAAAAGTGATCCAGAAAAGATTAAGACATTCTTTGGAATCAGTAAAGGTCGCTTCAAGCGTGGCGTTGGTCACTTGCTTAAGTATGATCTAATTAAAGAAACCAAGGATGGCCTTGACGTTACTGCTAAAGGTCAGCAATACCATCCGGGAGATTAA
- a CDS encoding DUF2929 family protein: MRFIAANLTVIVWAFIFGMIIGYIGSALVGTPLVMPVFIKAGIIAVIVAVVATNGLQCFINKSKNS; encoded by the coding sequence ATGCGTTTTATTGCTGCAAACTTAACCGTAATCGTCTGGGCATTTATCTTCGGCATGATTATTGGCTACATCGGTAGTGCCTTGGTTGGTACACCGTTAGTAATGCCAGTATTCATTAAAGCTGGAATTATTGCCGTCATTGTTGCGGTTGTCGCTACTAATGGACTTCAATGCTTTATCAATAAGTCCAAGAATTCTTAA
- a CDS encoding DNA polymerase III subunit alpha encodes MGFVPLQVISAYSLLQSTIAVPKLVTQAKKLGYKSLALTDHDVMYGAVRFYNLCKAHGIHPVIGLTLTINGVINTDENYDVILLAKDLLGYRNLMKISTLKRTVGEHQQLTWDQIHQHLKGLYLITPLNQEFSKLVQIGQQTLAERYLDNLTQFIPKDQLKIGVGVVNNDKYLRLLKLISKQTQVNLLALSPVKYLSSDQAFALKVLDTIQKGQQIPSPVKEYHSQNLGRQWLKSEANMAEAFTRVGLARAAQETANIANDCRFIIKKQQMRLPHFYDEAEAKSGHGQSSREYLKYLSEKGLANRFHVNKYEQTPVKYQKRLDHELSIIRDMGFDDYFLIVWDIVRFIRSRHITTGDGRGSAAGSLVAYVLYITDVDPIQYHLLFARFLNKERAQMPDIDLDIPDVRRDEVLQYVHDKYQDSDPKYRNDPLHEHVSQIITFDTMAAKQSVQDVGRVFGLNSHQLRQWSKAIPSVPGITLREAYRQSQMLRNLYNSGTPENPSAPLNQLLLKTAHQVEGLPRHYSTHAAGLILSDQPLVKLSPLQNGNEHLLMTQYSKNYAEQVGLLKIDFLGLRNLTLLGNVLRLVRDHVNPKFNIRKINLNDPRTLRLFQKGDTDGVFQFESSGIRQVLRKLHPDRFSLVVAVNALYRPGPIHNIDTFIERKNGQKQSRYPSKAVEKILAPTYGIIVYQEQVMLIAQVMGGFTLGEADIFRRAMSKKNHALMSGLRTKFIIGAQKKGYKESVAKMMFDYMNRFASYGFNKSHAVAYSKLAFQLAYLKAHYSTAFFAALLNSVMGNIKKTKRYLAGAHRLGVKIVAPDINSGSKGCTVKNGKLQLGLNFLHDISTELVNTIEQNRGNCFADLNDFIFKTYPYLLLEAKSNRAPNQKGDSGRDLLGSDDPTPSLFPLIYSGALDRINKINATDRDRLPRYELRSACYRIFHTINVYYQRFSGSQTYSQEYHAVQKYRENAKTYQKTADKIKYSDYLKYRQAVKVFKIHAQQGLQKHIELIRQKIKTFESLGLKITPDVRHSPLDLKRAEYYYLNFNPMNLYSSLVEPLNLIPISGLKSVQKFARIMATIKRVHEVRTKNGKLMAFADVTDGIDNISIVIFPSVYESVKNLLKFSRIIVVNGRVEKSPKLQLVADHIWPAANLMRQYQLRTRQYKRYNWRQHCCYIRINNQDILQSLYRVINQNRGPYPILIFNVANGNKFLLSSRYTVSRQAQNQLIKLLGNHNVIYK; translated from the coding sequence ATGGGCTTCGTTCCATTACAGGTCATTAGTGCATATAGCTTACTACAGAGTACCATTGCGGTACCGAAATTAGTTACCCAAGCTAAAAAGCTAGGTTATAAATCACTGGCCTTGACTGATCACGACGTCATGTATGGTGCCGTGCGTTTTTATAACCTCTGCAAAGCCCACGGTATTCATCCAGTGATTGGTTTAACGTTAACCATTAATGGCGTTATTAATACTGACGAGAATTACGATGTCATTTTGTTGGCCAAAGATTTGCTTGGCTACCGTAATTTGATGAAAATTTCGACCCTTAAACGAACGGTTGGTGAACACCAGCAGTTAACCTGGGACCAGATCCACCAACATTTAAAGGGCCTCTACTTGATTACACCGTTGAATCAGGAATTTAGTAAATTGGTTCAAATCGGTCAGCAAACTCTAGCCGAACGTTATCTAGATAATTTAACGCAGTTTATCCCTAAGGATCAGTTAAAGATTGGTGTTGGGGTAGTTAACAATGATAAGTATCTGCGACTACTTAAATTAATCAGCAAACAGACTCAGGTCAACTTACTAGCGTTATCACCCGTAAAATATTTAAGTTCTGACCAAGCTTTTGCCTTAAAAGTGTTGGACACCATTCAAAAGGGTCAGCAAATCCCTAGCCCAGTTAAGGAATACCACAGCCAAAACCTAGGCCGACAGTGGCTAAAGAGCGAAGCTAATATGGCCGAGGCTTTTACTAGGGTTGGTCTTGCTAGAGCTGCTCAGGAAACGGCAAATATTGCTAATGATTGTCGTTTTATCATTAAAAAACAGCAAATGCGTTTGCCGCATTTCTATGACGAAGCTGAAGCTAAATCGGGCCACGGCCAGAGTTCTCGAGAATATCTGAAATACTTAAGTGAAAAAGGCTTAGCAAATCGTTTTCACGTTAACAAGTATGAACAGACACCCGTTAAGTATCAAAAACGTCTGGATCATGAATTATCAATTATTCGTGATATGGGCTTTGATGATTATTTCTTGATTGTGTGGGACATTGTTCGTTTTATTCGCAGTCGTCACATTACAACAGGTGACGGACGTGGATCTGCCGCCGGTTCGTTAGTCGCCTACGTGTTATATATTACCGATGTTGATCCAATTCAATATCATTTATTGTTTGCCCGATTTTTGAATAAAGAACGAGCTCAGATGCCTGATATCGATTTGGATATCCCGGACGTTCGACGGGATGAAGTTTTACAGTACGTTCATGATAAATATCAGGACTCAGATCCTAAATATCGTAATGATCCGTTACATGAACACGTTTCACAGATCATTACTTTTGATACAATGGCCGCTAAGCAATCGGTTCAGGACGTGGGTCGAGTGTTTGGTCTTAATAGTCATCAGTTACGCCAATGGAGTAAAGCAATCCCAAGCGTTCCGGGAATTACGTTACGTGAAGCTTATCGGCAATCCCAGATGTTACGAAATCTATATAATTCAGGGACTCCCGAAAATCCTAGTGCACCGTTAAATCAGTTATTGTTAAAGACGGCTCACCAAGTTGAAGGTCTACCCAGGCACTATTCAACTCACGCTGCCGGCTTGATTTTGAGTGATCAACCGTTAGTTAAATTATCGCCACTTCAAAACGGTAACGAACATTTATTAATGACACAGTATTCCAAGAATTATGCTGAACAGGTCGGGTTATTAAAGATCGACTTTTTAGGCCTTAGAAACCTGACGTTATTAGGTAATGTTTTACGTTTAGTTAGAGATCATGTTAATCCCAAATTTAATATCCGTAAGATTAATTTAAATGATCCTAGGACGTTGCGACTATTCCAGAAAGGTGATACCGACGGGGTCTTCCAGTTTGAATCCAGTGGAATTCGCCAGGTTCTCCGAAAGTTACATCCCGATCGGTTTAGCTTAGTCGTAGCGGTTAACGCTTTATATCGTCCAGGACCGATTCATAATATTGATACCTTTATTGAACGTAAAAACGGGCAAAAACAAAGTCGTTACCCAAGTAAAGCCGTCGAAAAAATCTTAGCGCCAACCTATGGGATCATCGTCTATCAAGAACAGGTTATGCTAATTGCCCAAGTTATGGGTGGCTTTACGTTAGGTGAAGCCGATATCTTCCGAAGAGCAATGAGTAAAAAGAACCACGCCTTGATGAGTGGCTTACGAACTAAGTTTATTATTGGTGCTCAGAAAAAGGGTTATAAAGAATCGGTCGCCAAGATGATGTTTGATTACATGAACCGGTTTGCTAGTTACGGCTTTAATAAATCACATGCGGTGGCTTACAGTAAATTAGCTTTTCAATTAGCTTACTTAAAAGCTCACTACAGTACGGCATTCTTCGCGGCATTATTGAATTCCGTGATGGGTAACATTAAAAAGACGAAACGCTATTTAGCTGGCGCTCATCGTTTGGGTGTTAAAATAGTTGCTCCAGATATTAATTCAGGATCGAAAGGTTGTACCGTTAAAAATGGCAAATTACAGTTAGGCTTAAATTTCCTGCACGACATCTCAACGGAATTAGTCAATACGATTGAGCAAAATCGCGGAAACTGTTTTGCCGATTTAAATGATTTTATCTTTAAAACGTACCCATATTTGTTACTAGAAGCTAAATCTAACCGAGCACCTAACCAAAAGGGTGATTCCGGACGTGATTTGTTAGGGTCAGATGATCCGACACCTTCGTTATTCCCGTTGATTTATTCAGGGGCGTTGGACAGAATTAATAAAATCAATGCCACTGATCGAGATCGTTTACCTCGATATGAATTACGAAGTGCATGCTACCGTATTTTTCACACCATTAACGTTTATTACCAGCGCTTTTCTGGATCACAGACATATAGTCAGGAATATCATGCTGTTCAGAAATATCGTGAGAATGCTAAAACTTATCAGAAAACGGCTGATAAAATTAAGTATTCCGACTATTTAAAATATCGACAAGCTGTAAAGGTCTTTAAAATTCATGCCCAACAGGGTTTACAAAAACACATTGAACTGATTCGACAGAAAATCAAGACCTTTGAAAGTCTTGGTCTGAAGATTACGCCTGACGTTCGGCACAGTCCGTTGGATTTGAAACGAGCTGAGTATTATTATTTGAATTTCAACCCGATGAATTTATATTCATCATTGGTTGAACCGCTTAATTTAATTCCAATTTCAGGACTAAAATCCGTTCAGAAGTTTGCCAGGATTATGGCGACGATTAAACGGGTTCACGAAGTCAGAACAAAAAACGGTAAATTAATGGCCTTTGCGGACGTCACTGATGGAATTGATAATATATCCATCGTGATTTTCCCGTCAGTATATGAATCCGTTAAAAACCTTCTAAAGTTTAGCCGAATTATTGTTGTTAACGGTCGGGTTGAAAAATCACCGAAGTTGCAGCTGGTCGCTGATCATATCTGGCCGGCTGCCAATCTAATGCGTCAGTATCAGTTAAGGACTCGTCAATATAAACGGTATAACTGGAGACAACATTGCTGTTACATCAGAATTAATAATCAAGATATTCTTCAGTCGTTGTATCGAGTGATTAATCAAAATCGGGGTCCATACCCGATCTTAATTTTTAACGTCGCTAACGGGAACAAATTTCTGTTGAGCAGTCGATATACCGTGTCGAGGCAAGCTCAGAATCAGTTAATCAAGTTACTTGGAAATCATAACGTAATATACAAATAG
- a CDS encoding C69 family dipeptidase, producing the protein MLKKRSSCTSILVGKDASLDGSTMIGRDEDSSYPVGPQAFTVRPALDKKHNFLVSKLTGLKLPVPEHTQRYTCEPNVPASARVSEEGGFNEHNVAMSATETLYNNSHFLGYDPLVKKNSINEDLMLSSTLPYITSAREGVQRLGHLIERYGTGQSNGIAFADKNDLWYMETAGGHHWVAVRIPDDCYAIAPNQISIRKIDFTDTQHKNYMWSTGFKDFIVKNNLDPHHGNHNQINFREIVGTHTEADSHYNTPRVWYGQKMFNPEIKQSPFSQHLPFFRKPNHKLSVEDVEHFLASHYQRTPYDPFANKQEHIKPTLRSIAMARNQISHILQLRNNVDPKYAALEWISFGFTNYSPYVPFYANINAVPENYENISNTVNLNNAYWLYRLLDVLIAPHYSKFINEVNVYRKHCQTYGIHRIREIDVKAKSLTGKSLIKLLTKQSTKTANHVTKTTWTLIHKLIKKSLNLSHIDLAKYYPY; encoded by the coding sequence ATGTTAAAGAAACGTTCATCATGCACATCAATTTTAGTTGGAAAAGACGCGTCGCTTGACGGTTCAACCATGATCGGCCGAGACGAAGACAGTTCTTATCCAGTTGGACCACAGGCATTTACCGTCCGCCCCGCATTAGATAAGAAACATAATTTCTTAGTATCAAAATTAACTGGATTAAAATTACCAGTTCCGGAACACACCCAACGCTACACCTGTGAGCCAAACGTTCCCGCTAGTGCTCGCGTTTCTGAAGAAGGTGGCTTCAACGAACATAACGTCGCCATGAGCGCTACCGAAACTCTTTATAATAATTCGCATTTTTTAGGCTATGATCCATTAGTTAAGAAGAACAGTATCAATGAAGATTTGATGCTGTCTTCTACTTTGCCGTACATTACTAGTGCTCGTGAAGGTGTTCAGCGCTTAGGCCATTTAATTGAAAGGTATGGCACAGGCCAAAGTAACGGCATCGCCTTTGCTGATAAAAACGACCTTTGGTATATGGAAACTGCGGGTGGTCATCACTGGGTTGCAGTTCGAATCCCGGATGACTGTTACGCGATTGCGCCTAATCAGATCAGCATTCGGAAAATCGATTTTACTGATACTCAGCATAAGAACTACATGTGGTCAACCGGCTTTAAAGATTTCATCGTTAAAAATAATTTAGATCCTCACCATGGCAATCATAATCAAATTAACTTCCGTGAAATTGTTGGCACCCATACCGAAGCCGATTCGCACTACAATACGCCCCGAGTTTGGTACGGTCAAAAAATGTTCAATCCTGAAATCAAACAGTCACCGTTTAGCCAACATTTACCATTCTTCAGAAAACCTAATCATAAACTATCGGTTGAAGATGTCGAACATTTTCTGGCATCCCATTATCAACGAACCCCTTACGATCCATTTGCTAATAAGCAAGAACACATAAAGCCGACCCTACGCTCCATCGCAATGGCACGAAACCAAATCTCTCATATCTTACAACTTCGAAACAACGTTGACCCTAAGTATGCCGCTTTAGAATGGATTTCATTCGGCTTTACTAACTATAGTCCTTATGTTCCGTTCTACGCTAACATCAACGCAGTCCCTGAGAATTACGAAAATATTAGTAATACGGTCAACCTAAATAATGCATATTGGCTTTACCGCTTATTGGACGTTTTAATTGCTCCGCACTACAGCAAATTTATCAACGAAGTCAATGTTTATCGCAAGCATTGCCAAACTTACGGCATTCATCGAATTCGAGAAATTGATGTGAAAGCTAAATCGTTAACCGGTAAATCATTAATTAAATTACTAACTAAACAATCGACTAAGACTGCTAACCACGTCACTAAAACTACTTGGACATTAATTCACAAATTAATTAAGAAATCACTAAATCTCTCTCACATCGATTTAGCTAAGTATTATCCCTATTAA
- the scpB gene encoding SMC-Scp complex subunit ScpB: protein MITKCARVEGLLYVTGDTGLTVNQLVSVTSLSKNRIELSLKKLNQRFSNDDDCPFQLLNIHGRYQLITKKALNVDIQRYFKNTHTSILTSAALETLTIIAYNQPVTRIEVDDIRGVNSSVTIEKLLRQKLIKKAGRKKTLGNPIMFKTTDEFLNLFGLKNIKQLPKIKK from the coding sequence GTGATTACTAAATGTGCTAGAGTTGAGGGCTTACTTTACGTTACTGGTGATACGGGATTAACCGTTAATCAATTAGTTTCCGTAACGAGCTTATCAAAGAATCGAATTGAGTTAAGCCTTAAGAAGCTTAATCAACGTTTTAGTAATGACGATGATTGCCCATTTCAACTTCTAAATATTCATGGTCGATACCAATTAATCACTAAAAAGGCATTAAACGTTGATATTCAGCGGTATTTTAAAAATACTCATACGTCAATTCTGACGTCGGCTGCTCTAGAAACGTTAACCATTATTGCCTATAATCAACCGGTGACCCGAATTGAGGTCGATGATATTCGGGGCGTTAACAGTTCGGTAACGATTGAAAAATTATTACGACAAAAATTAATTAAAAAGGCCGGTCGTAAAAAGACGTTAGGAAACCCAATCATGTTTAAGACTACTGATGAATTTCTTAATCTCTTTGGCCTAAAGAACATTAAACAATTACCTAAAATCAAAAAATAA
- a CDS encoding DUF4097 family beta strand repeat-containing protein: MKVKAIKTKTLTLTQSINNLRINLDNFDITIKLGNKPKIKYSANENDVPIIQTNDDQLMVKSPKHHFSLFNFVKINRIWRNNKLLLVLPKTTHLTDAKLNLDTGNLSVNHSNIQKDIKK; this comes from the coding sequence ATGAAGGTGAAAGCCATAAAGACCAAAACACTCACACTTACCCAATCGATTAATAACCTCAGAATTAACCTCGATAATTTTGACATCACCATTAAACTTGGCAACAAGCCCAAAATCAAATATTCAGCGAATGAAAATGATGTCCCGATCATCCAAACGAACGATGATCAATTAATGGTTAAAAGTCCAAAGCATCACTTTAGTTTATTTAACTTCGTTAAAATTAATCGAATCTGGCGCAATAACAAGTTATTACTGGTTCTGCCTAAAACAACGCATTTAACGGACGCTAAACTTAATTTGGATACCGGTAATTTATCAGTTAACCACTCAAATATTCAAAAAGATATTAAGAAATAA